The Malassezia restricta chromosome I, complete sequence genome contains the following window.
GCCGAATATGGACGAGCAGAGAGACAAAGAGGCTTTGGACAAGCCCGCCGACCCAGCGCCCGAGCCGCGAGAGCCGTTCGATGCCCATCACCACGCGCCCACGCCCGGGGCATCCAACGCGGACGAGGTGCGCACATCGACCGATGTGGACCGACGTATGCGATCAGCCGAACCTGTGGTGCCGTTTGGCATGCCAGCGCTCAAAGAGATTCTGCGCGTCCTTATTTCGCTGCTGGACCCCGGCAGTGTGCGGCACACCATGACTATGCGCCTGCTGGGTCTGTCACTGCTGGGCAgcgtgctggacacgcATGGTGCATGGCTTGCGCGCTTTCCATCGCTGCGAGCCCTCCTGGGCGACTCTGCGTGCCGCTACCTCTTCCAGCTTGCGAATAGTGAGTATGGTCCGCTAGTCGCACACAGTCTGCGTGTGTTGCATGTGCTGTTTGTCGAGCTTCGTGGGCACCTCAAGATGCAGCAGGAACTGCTTCTTCAGTTCTatgtgcagcagcttcgATCAGCTCAGACGTTGGTGGACAAGCCGTGGTCGGACGAAGAAAGCCAGCCCGAATCTCCCCCGGTCCTCGCCTCCTTCcacgcgagcgcctcgggTGAGCAACGCGAGCTGTTTACCGAGGCCTTGTGCCACCACCTTGcgggcgacgacgacgccgcggaTCCGTTTGTGGTACTGTGGCGCAACTACGATTGCGATATGGACTGCGCGAATTTGTACGATCATGTCACTCAGTTTTTGTGTCGCGCTATTTTTGCGCAGCCGATGCCTGGTGCAGCGGCgatggcgccgcgcacTTCGCCGTCCGGGTTGCAGCTCGTGGCACTCGACATGGTCTTGGGCAtggtcgagcgcatggcagcgcggcacgagtCCGGCGGCACGGACGAGTCGGGGCTGCCGAGCACACTGCGTATGCAACGCGAGCGCAAAGCGCTCCTGGCCgctggcgcggcggcatTCAATCATAAGCCGAAGGACGGCATTGCTTTTcttgcgcagcaggcgctgcttGCGCCGAGTggtcgcgagcgagcgcgcaGCATTGCGCGCTTCCTAAAAGACTCGCCGCTGGTGGACAAGCGTCTGCTGGGTGACTACATTTCGCGTGCAGAGAATGTGGATGTCTTGGCCGAGTATATGGACATGTTCGACTTTGGCGAATGCGACGTGGCCGAGGCTATGCGCGCGCTCTGTGAGGCCTTCCGGCTGCCTGGGGAGGCGCAGCAGATTGCGCGCATCACCGAGACGTTCGCGCGCAAGTACTTTGCGTCCAAGCCGCCCGGGATCCGGAGTGAGGACGCTGTCTACGTCCTAGCCTACAGTATTATCATGCTCAATACAGACTTGCACAACCCACAAGTGACGCGTCGTATGACGACGGCCGACTACCAGCGCAATTTGCGTGGTGTGAACGATGGCGCCGACTTTGATCAGGCGTACCTGGCGGCGATCTACGACGGCATCCGACGTCGCGAGATTGTGATGCCGGAAGAACACGCTGGCCAACTGGGCTTTGACTACGCGTGGAaagagctgctgcgtcgtgcgcgtgccggCAATACGTTGCATCTGTACACGGGCGCGGCTCTGGATGCCGACATGTTCCGGCACAGCTGGCGCCCCTTTGTGGCCAGTATCGTGCATGCATTTTCGAcgctgcaggacgagcacctgctgcaccGCGTCATTGCAGGATGCCGGCAGTGCGTTGTGTTGGCGCGGGCTTATGACGTGCCGGGCGTGCTGGACTACATGGTCGAGCACCTCGCGTCCGCGACGGGTTTGATGCCAGGCACCGAGCtggacgatgcacgcaccgatgccgtcgtcgagcatgacgGCACACGCCTCACTGTCTCGCCACTGAGTGTGGCTTTCGGCAGCCAGTTcaagcagcagctcgcggcCGTGGTGCTATTTACTATCGCCCATGGCAGCGGTGCCTCATTGCGCTCGGGATGGTCCAGTCTGCTGGCCtgcatcgagacgctcctggtgcatggcctgctgccacgcggcacggcgcagATGTatgtggcgcgcgacacgtATGCGCCGATTCCCCTCACGGGCAAGGGTGCGATGACCGCCAGTACAGCTCCTGCCACAGCGGCCGCGGGCGGCCTCTTTTCCACGCTCTCGAGCTACTTTCTGTCGCCGTATCCCGCTGCCTCCGAGCCTATGCACGTCAGCGACGCGGATCTTGAAAGCACGCTGTGTGCGCTTGACTGCCTTGCGTCGTGCAAGATCCATCAGATGCACTCACACATCGCCGAGCTGCCAGACGACGCACTCGCCGCGTACGTCGCTGCCGTGTATGAGCGAttgggcgcctcggcgcggcTGCGTCCCGATTACAGCCCCGTGCCCGTGTTCTGGCTGGAGCAGTTGACCACGCTGGTATGCACGCGCCCTGCGTGTGTctcgcagcagcaggcgctggatgTGCACCTTGCGCGGATCAAAGAGGCGCCGCATACGCCGCCGACGGAACTCGAGAGGGCCACGTTGGGCGCGATGCGGATCGCTGCCGCTACGGACCACGTgcatgatgcgctcatgGCCGTCCTCGATGCCctgcgcagcgtgccgagtACCTTGCATGCCACCGTAAGTGCCGCGTTCCTGACGGGCCTCGTCACGATcatcgagcgcggcatgccgcccGTCTCTGACGACGAGTGGCGAACGCTTCTGCATCTGGTGACGTCGTATGCACGCGTGCGCcgggcggcgacggcgcgtgcggcgctggagctTGTCGTGCATATGGTGCcgcagcacgtccagcCCGTGACGTACGCggccctcgtcgagctcgtACGCGAGACGCTGTCGGACGCGGATCGCGCGATGTGGCACGGCGAAGaccacgcgccgcgccgtaCCCTGACAGAGAAGCGCGAGCTCAGCGACTGGATGGCGGCTGTGCACGCCGCGAGCCCGGCCGCCCTCGAGGCTCTCGCGCGCGTTCGGACCCAGATCCCCTCGATGGTGGCCCCTGCGACGTGGCCCGAGTACTGGCTGCCCCTCGTGACGGCATTCGCACAGCCATGCGTCAGTGTGCATGCCCCGACGCGTCACGCCGCCGTCTCGCACCTCCCGTACGTGGTCCTCGCACCCGAGATgcaccagcacatcgaTCCCGCGCACCTCGCTCCCCACATGGAGGCCATGTTTGGGCACATCCTGCTGCCTctcctcgagacgctcatGGCACCCGAGACGACGCGGGCCGATACGCCCGACAAAACGCCGCCGACCATCGCCGAGACACGCGCCCTCGTGTGCCTCCTTGTGATCCGCGCATGGGTCCGCAATGTAGGCACCTTGATGGACGGCGTGCCGAACGACTTGGAGAAACCGGCCGCCGctcgtgtgctgcgcctgtgGATCGGTGTGGTGCACGCCAcggccaagctgctgcgcacgccgcagcCCCACAGCGAGGCGAtcgacgagcagctcaagaaCATGGTGCTGGTGATGCACACGGCCGGCCACCTGGTCGAGGGCCCACCAGGCTCGCTCCGCCGCGCCCTGTGGGTCGAGACGTGGCGCCGCATCGATCCTATCCGACCAGACCtgcgtgcatcgctgcaGCAGCCGACCGCACCGACCGACAAGGGAACATAGATTACACGCCTACGTACTTAGCAGCAGCCGCCGTTGTTCGTGGGCTGCACACTCTGGCCCTGGCCGACCTTGAGGGACGACTTGCCTGCACTGCCGTTCTGCATCGCCGACACACCCATGCGGTCCTTGATCTGCTTGGCCATCGTCAAGAAAGCCTGCTCGACGTTCGTAGCATCCTTCGCACTCGTCTCGAGGAAGGGAATGCCCAGCTCGTccgcgagctgcttcgcCGCATCAAAGTCGACAGCCTTGCTGCTTGTCAGATCCGCCTTGTTGCCCACGAGCAGCTTGTTAACGCCCTCACACGCATAGCGCTCAATCTCCTGCAGCCACTGCTTCACATTCGCGAAGGTCGATTCATCCGTCACGTCGTACACGACAAtgatgccatgcgcacCGCGGTAGTACGACGACGTAATCGTCCGGAACCGCTCCTGGCCCGCCGTGTCCCAAATTTGCAGCTTGACCGTCTTGCCCTCCAGCTCAATCGTCCGGATCTTAAAGTCAACACCAATCGTAGATATATACGACTCCGTATACGTGTCGTCGGCAAAACGCAGGAGAAGACACGACTTACCCACGCCCGAGTCACCAATCAGCAAAAGCTTGAACAGATAGTCGTAGTCTGGGGACAGGCCCGTCATGCTATGCAGTCGAGAGGAAAAAAGAGGCGgtgcgacggccgccgccgcgtaCGTGGAGCCACAATCGTGGATGTatgcacgacgcacgcgtgATCCCTAGGCTGACACAATCTTACGTATGTGCCCTGTCCCCCACACCGCTCcctcgtcgtggccgcGTAGCTTCTCCGAACCCACAATGGTGAGTGAGTCGTTCGtccatgcatgcgccggcggcgccggtggCCTCGTCGCCATGACAGCTACGTATCCACTCATGGGCATCTCAACGCGAGCTGCCGTCGACCAGTCCAAGAACCCAGGCGAGTCCCTCGTCAAGGCCATCACCACTGTCATGGCAAAGGAAGGCATCACTGGTCTGTATGACGGTCTCAGCTCGTCGCTTATCGGCATCGGTGTGACCAACTTTGTCTACTACTTCTTCTtcgaggccatgcgcgagTTTATCCTCACATccaagcgcatcacgcgGTCGTCCAAGGCCAAACTCGGCGCTCTCACCACCACCGAAAGCATTCTGTCCGGTCTCGTGGCTGGTATCACGACGGCCTTGATCAGCAATCCCATTTGGGTGATCAATACGCGCCAAACTGTGCGTGTATCACAACAAGACACCACGGGCGCCAACAAAGTTGTGGCGCGCAAGTCGTTCTTGCAAACCCTCAACCATATCGTCGAGAAGGACGGCGTACGTGCCCTGTGGAAGGGTATCGGCCCTGCCTTGGTGCTCGTCACCAACCCCGTGCTGCAGTACACGGCTttcgagcagctcaagaaCTGGCTCGTGAATATTCGCTTCGTGTCGCGCGGCAACACACCAGCGGCTGCCAAGCCACTGCTCTCTGACCTCGACTTTTtctggctcggcgcccTCAGCAAGCTGATTGCCACCAGCATCACGTATCCACAGATCGTCATCAAGTCACGGCAACAGGCCATGTCCCACGACTCGTCCAGCGACCGCAAAAAAGTCAATGTCTGGTCGGCCATGACCGAGGTCGTACATAACGAAGGCGTCGGCGGTCTGTACCGCGGCATTTCgtccaagctgctgcagtcGATCCTCACCGCCGCGATCCTATTCGCTTCCAAAGAGCGTATCTACAAAATGAccaaggccgtgctggTCCATGTGTAAACGCGACCTTGTATCTAGATCAGGCGAGTGATGCCTCATACCGCTCCCATCGGCCCTGTCTGAATAGATGTGTAATTCGCTCGTCGTCTGCACAAGCGCACAGAGCAACAGTAGCTGGTGCCTTGGCACCGGCAGATTCCCATGCGTGCTGCACATCCTCACACAGCCGCAGCAGCCGCCGCTCCGTCGGTGTCGATAGCGACTCGTTCCCCTGCGGTTTGGGGCCACTGGCCACCGACGCAAGACTTTGGGGCTCAAGACGGATGTGCGTCAGAAGGGTAGCTGTCTGGACTTGTCGGACGTGCCATGAGCGCTGGCCATTCAAGTTCACTCGTTGCAAAGCCACAGAGAGAGCAGCATCATCCAGCACGCCATCGATCCAAACAGCATTGCCGTACGGAGTCCTAGGCGACAcgtggcgacgcgcttcAAGAGCCGAGCGGGccggctgcgtcgctgcatACTCGGTCAGCAGCACCGACGGAATGCGCGTGTCTCGCGTacgtcgcacgcgcacgtcggcatcgcggGCAGGCGACACAAGCGGGCCTGTATAAAGCAAGCCGGACAACGTGCAAAGTTCCGTCTCCAGATGGTACATGCGAGCCAACTGCTCCACGAAGGTCAAGAGGTCCATATGGACTTTGATAGGCTCACAGCCACGGCGAAGAGCGTATGAAGCGAGGAGGGAGTGCAcctgcgcagcagctcgggGTGACTGCACAAATTCATTCAGCACATCCTGCACAGCCTGTGCCCCACGCGGATCTTGGGCGACGTACTGGACAAGCGCCGGTGCATACGATACATGCTCGCTCCGCACGTCCAAACCCAGTGCACGAGCAAAGCGGGCGTTTCGCTGTGCCACCTTACAGGCTGGTGTGCATGAGAGCATGGGTACAGGTTCGCGGTCGACACCAGGAGCTGCCCCGCACACATCGAGTTGCTCACGATGACCGCACTCACAGTGCCGAAGAATCATGGCACGACACGGCTCGCTCGTATCGCATGCGACGGGCGCATGACACGGCCGTTCACATGGATGCCCACATAGCGGGCGCGGTCGACCACACACCTGCTTACACGGTGGGCATTCACCTTCCGCGTGACAAGCCCCAGAACATGTATGTTGACCACATGCTAAAGTTCGACGGCACGGAGCACTGCACCGCACATTTTTTCGGCTGCAAGGCACAGCAGGAAGAGTCGTGCGTCCACACATACATACCTTGTTCGTAAGATGGACACAGGGGGGGCAGGGGGTATCAGGTGGATGACACGTGTGAGAAATTTTGGGATGACCACAAGGGGGCGGTGGCAAAGAACACGGATACGAGCACTCGACTTGCGTGCCGCATGGCACAGGTGGATCTAGTACAGTGCGCCCACATGTACAGCTCACTTCGGTAAACGTTGACCGCAGGCATggtgcgcatgcgccgcgatgaCACGGCGCATCGCATGTGTGGCGGCCGCACGACAGAGGCTTTTGGCAGCGCACGTGGCATGCATGGTAGTGCATGGGATCGAGCAGCGACAGGTCGGTGGGCAGCATCTTTTTCGGAACACTCGCTTGGTACGCAAGTGGACAGCATCGCTGTTGACATACATGTTTGCCACAGTGCCGCGAAACTTTACAGATCTGATCACATAGGAAAGGCTCGTTTGAGACTTTGGCTTCACAGCACATCACACGTCGCTTGGATGCACCGCAGCGACAGACCTGCAGCACGGACGCTTCGCATGGCGGGCACGGCCCGATGTGGCACGTAGCCGAGCATGCATGGCCACAGGACGCATGAATTTTGCCACACGAAGCCTCACAGGTCGGGATAGGGTCGCGGCAATCCAAGCGGTCCAATAAAGGCGTGCGACCACAAGGACATGTCCGAACCTGATCAGGGCCGTACGGACAAGGCGCCACTCCCGTACGGATGTGGCACGGCTTCTGGCATGTGTGGTGTCCACATGCTAAGGGTGCGCCACACGGCTCTTGGCATGACCAGCATGCACGGAGGCCAGCCGCCTCGGGCGGACGCTCACCGCATGTAATGGTgcgcgcatggcgtccGCAAAAGCATGGTACATCCGCCAGGATCTCCGCGCACGGTGCACATGGACCGGCATGGCACGGCTGAGCACATGTGTGGTGGCCACACGCCAGACTTTTTCCGCATGCATTCCCGCAGGATAGACGGCCGCCTGTTTCAGGAGGCAATTGAGAGCACCGGACGTGCATATGTGGCTCTTTGCCACAGAAGCACGCTACTTCGACTGTGGCAGCACAGGGCGGGCACGGCCCTGGATGACATTTATTGGCTGGGCAGCCGTGCCGCTTGCATCCGCGTTTGCATCGACCACCGCAGGAATGCGGCACTCCATGAGATGGCGGGTGCGGATTCGATACGCGGTGGCACCAGCACTTGTACGTGCGTGGCACATCATGCTTCACGTCTTGGCAGCCGGGGCATCGCCAGTGCCCTGGCATGTCTCGTATACTGGCTTCTTGGTGCAAAGCATTCTGTTCCTTGATTTGCGTTACACTTCTTTCGGCCCAGGTTCGGACGCAGGACAGGTGTAGGACTGCATAACATCGCGTACAGGACCAGATAGGATGCTTGCGTTTAATCGCATTATAGCATATGATGCAGTCGTATTCACCCTGGGAAATTTCAGTTACAATGCGCGATCTTAAGTCAGTATATTCTCGCACTGTCGGTGGTGGTGCAGGTGCGGATGCCTCTTTTTGATGAGTGAGCTTGGCGCCAAACTTGCGTGAAGACTTGCGGTCGGATGCATGGTGGTGAGACGGGGTATGTTCTTGATCATGGGAGTGCTCCTTATTCTTGGTAGCACGAGAAGgg
Protein-coding sequences here:
- a CDS encoding golgi-specific brefeldin A-resistance guanine nucleotide exchange factor 1 produces the protein MRGVQEGAVGARAPQRCTSQKRLVLRYINAVTSAMRTSPRWSQAAGAPNAVLSSATTSTMALSLTRAAQMLARSELSLQEKEQDDLKEDARSEPASVGLLGGFTVLCAQLRMVSDVAEIPLPTLLSHFIGVILSPRTTGAVTQVALEAVAAFLDGGLFRTSSIGLEQAVQEVAHATSHCRFEPSDAGKDEVVLLAILDVMYALVRGRAVRDDDDANREGKPFVDMLGDESVCELMETCLSMGCQTRLSSALRRTAERKMQGMIREVFSRLQTMPLQADEAYTETGRPQEPDVATLMADRVGADAEDDKQLRMATPDPKSRSIPAAGGGTEPEEEPLRNEQEESEPPGEAQGEPNMDEQRDKEALDKPADPAPEPREPFDAHHHAPTPGASNADEVRTSTDVDRRMRSAEPVVPFGMPALKEILRVLISLLDPGSVRHTMTMRLLGLSLLGSVLDTHGAWLARFPSLRALLGDSACRYLFQLANSEYGPLVAHSLRVLHVLFVELRGHLKMQQELLLQFYVQQLRSAQTLVDKPWSDEESQPESPPVLASFHASASGEQRELFTEALCHHLAGDDDAADPFVVLWRNYDCDMDCANLYDHVTQFLCRAIFAQPMPGAAAMAPRTSPSGLQLVALDMVLGMVERMAARHESGGTDESGLPSTLRMQRERKALLAAGAAAFNHKPKDGIAFLAQQALLAPSGRERARSIARFLKDSPLVDKRLLGDYISRAENVDVLAEYMDMFDFGECDVAEAMRALCEAFRLPGEAQQIARITETFARKYFASKPPGIRSEDAVYVLAYSIIMLNTDLHNPQVTRRMTTADYQRNLRGVNDGADFDQAYLAAIYDGIRRREIVMPEEHAGQLGFDYAWKELLRRARAGNTLHLYTGAALDADMFRHSWRPFVASIVHAFSTLQDEHLLHRVIAGCRQCVVLARAYDVPGVLDYMVEHLASATGLMPGTELDDARTDAVVEHDGTRLTVSPLSVAFGSQFKQQLAAVVLFTIAHGSGASLRSGWSSLLACIETLLVHGLLPRGTAQMYVARDTYAPIPLTGKGAMTASTAPATAAAGGLFSTLSSYFLSPYPAASEPMHVSDADLESTLCALDCLASCKIHQMHSHIAELPDDALAAYVAAVYERLGASARLRPDYSPVPVFWLEQLTTLVCTRPACVSQQQALDVHLARIKEAPHTPPTELERATLGAMRIAAATDHVHDALMAVLDALRSVPSTLHATVSAAFLTGLVTIIERGMPPVSDDEWRTLLHLVTSYARVRRAATARAALELVVHMVPQHVQPVTYAALVELVRETLSDADRAMWHGEDHAPRRTLTEKRELSDWMAAVHAASPAALEALARVRTQIPSMVAPATWPEYWLPLVTAFAQPCVSVHAPTRHAAVSHLPYVVLAPEMHQHIDPAHLAPHMEAMFGHILLPLLETLMAPETTRADTPDKTPPTIAETRALVCLLVIRAWVRNVGTLMDGVPNDLEKPAAARVLRLWIGVVHATAKLLRTPQPHSEAIDEQLKNMVLVMHTAGHLVEGPPGSLRRALWVETWRRIDPIRPDLRASLQQPTAPTDKGT
- a CDS encoding Ras-related protein Rab-1A → MTGLSPDYDYLFKLLLIGDSGVGKSCLLLRFADDTYTESYISTIGVDFKIRTIELEGKTVKLQIWDTAGQERFRTITSSYYRGAHGIIVVYDVTDESTFANVKQWLQEIERYACEGVNKLLVGNKADLTSSKAVDFDAAKQLADELGIPFLETSAKDATNVEQAFLTMAKQIKDRMGVSAMQNGSAGKSSLKVGQGQSVQPTNNGGCC
- a CDS encoding solute carrier family 25 (peroxisomal adenine nucleotide transporter), member 17, which produces MVSESFVHACAGGAGGLVAMTATYPLMGISTRAAVDQSKNPGESLVKAITTVMAKEGITGLYDGLSSSLIGIGVTNFVYYFFFEAMREFILTSKRITRSSKAKLGALTTTESILSGLVAGITTALISNPIWVINTRQTVRVSQQDTTGANKVVARKSFLQTLNHIVEKDGVRALWKGIGPALVLVTNPVLQYTAFEQLKNWLVNIRFVSRGNTPAAAKPLLSDLDFFWLGALSKLIATSITYPQIVIKSRQQAMSHDSSSDRKKVNVWSAMTEVVHNEGVGGLYRGISSKLLQSILTAAILFASKERIYKMTKAVLVHV
- a CDS encoding transcriptional repressor NF-X1 codes for the protein MSSSSTPSSAPPQRGTRRSRGRGRPSRATKNKEHSHDQEHTPSHHHASDRKSSRKFGAKLTHQKEASAPAPPPTVREYTDLRSRIVTEISQGEYDCIICYNAIKRKHPIWSCTRCYAVLHLSCVRTWAERSVTQIKEQNALHQEASIRDMPGHWRCPGCQDVKHDVPRTYKCWCHRVSNPHPPSHGVPHSCGGRCKRGCKRHGCPANKCHPGPCPPCAATVEVACFCGKEPHMHVRCSQLPPETGGRLSCGNACGKSLACGHHTCAQPCHAGPCAPCAEILADVPCFCGRHARTITCGERPPEAAGLRACWSCQEPCGAPLACGHHTCQKPCHIRTGVAPCPYGPDQVRTCPCGRTPLLDRLDCRDPIPTCEASCGKIHASCGHACSATCHIGPCPPCEASVLQVCRCGASKRRVMCCEAKVSNEPFLCDQICKVSRHCGKHVCQQRCCPLAYQASVPKKMLPTDLSLLDPMHYHACHVRCQKPLSCGRHTCDAPCHRGACAPCLRSTFTEVSCTCGRTVLDPPVPCGTQVECSYPCSLPPPPCGHPKISHTCHPPDTPCPPCVHLTNKVCMCGRTTLPAVPCSRKNVRCSAPCRRTLACGQHTCSGACHAEGECPPCKQVCGRPRPLCGHPCERPCHAPVACDTSEPCRAMILRHCECGHREQLDVCGAAPGVDREPVPMLSCTPACKVAQRNARFARALGLDVRSEHVSYAPALVQYVAQDPRGAQAVQDVLNEFVQSPRAAAQVHSLLASYALRRGCEPIKVHMDLLTFVEQLARMYHLETELCTLSGLLYTGPLVSPARDADVRVRRTRDTRIPSVLLTEYAATQPARSALEARRHVSPRTPYGNAVWIDGVLDDAALSVALQRVNLNGQRSWHVRQVQTATLLTHIRLEPQSLASVASGPKPQGNESLSTPTERRLLRLCEDVQHAWESAGAKAPATVALCACADDERITHLFRQGRWERYEASLA